A single window of Triticum dicoccoides isolate Atlit2015 ecotype Zavitan unplaced genomic scaffold, WEW_v2.0 scaffold2961, whole genome shotgun sequence DNA harbors:
- the LOC119345795 gene encoding uncharacterized protein LOC119345795 encodes MAYHLRSASAPSSPRSNKPQVEQQLQSLSATISSPLVTIDTACEGLMKLEDIYSCIEEMMCTPSNQVSFCKTLQRVAVEAELGRSLVVLDLCNAMHETLMELKMTVQELLLVLKRGEDVTCQFKAYIRLAKKAQKQFKKISKKTASDKNDSRMVMLMAEAREITILLLESTSCILSKQIEMPKWSLVSKTLQKSKVVFEEEQLRALECSIEDLESGVELLYRRLIQNRVSLLNALSL; translated from the coding sequence ATGGCTTACCATCTAAGATCTGCAAGCGCGCCTTCCAGCCCTCGCTCAAACAAACCCCAAGTAGAGcagcagctccagagcctgagcgcaACCATCTCTTCGCCCTTGGTGACCATCGATACGGCATGCGAAGGTTTGATGAAGCTGGAAGACATCTACAGCTGCATTGAAGAGATGATGTGCACACCCAGCAACCAAGTCAGCTTCTGCAAGACCCTGCAAAGGGTGGCAGTGGAGGCCGAGCTTGGACGGTCCCTCGTCGTGCTCGACCTCTGCAACGCCATGCATGAGACCTTGATGGAGCTGAAGATGACTGTCCAAGAGCTCTTGTTGGTTCTGAAGAGAGGAGAGGATGTAACTTGCCAATTCAAGGCGTACATCCGGCTAGCCAAGAAGGCACAAAAGCAGTTCAAGAAGATCAGCAAGAAAACTGCTTCAGACAAGAATGATTCTAGGATGGTGATGCTAATGGCAGAAGCAAGAGAGATCACCATTTTACTTCTCGAATCCACATCCTGCATCTTGTCGAAGCAAATTGAGATGCCCAAGTGGTCTCTTGTCTCCAAAACATTGCAGAAGAGCAAAGTTGTGTTCGAAGAGGAGCAATTGCGGGCATTGGAGTGCAGTATCGAAGATCTTGAGAGCGGAGTAGAACTTCTTTACAGGAGATTGATCCAGAACAGAGTT